The following proteins come from a genomic window of Asterias amurensis chromosome 15, ASM3211899v1:
- the LOC139948404 gene encoding serine/threonine-protein kinase H1 homolog, with protein sequence MFYNNEPVAVKCVPTGDKDTVDREVRILSVLSEHDSFPNLHGTIEVGQFRAVAMQFIGDEALAKCLTLGEALEGSRSLTLDPADWRSIAMNVVDGIKHMHSEGLLHNDIKMDNILMSYDTQTHLWRAYVIDVGVATTTNTPRNYVLTSDEKKKYRRFHGHIAPEMVDNAKPQSTQSDIFQLGWVLHFIGKLGAVPFLEQLGDQCKSPDPSQRPEITHIRYCIKNNIFI encoded by the coding sequence ATGTTTTATAACAACGAACCCGTAGCTGTTAAATGTGTACCAACTGGAGATAAAGACACTGTGGATAGAGAAGTTCGGATCCTATCTGTTCTCTCTGAACACGATAGTTTCCCAAACTTGCATGGAACTATAGAAGTTGGTCAGTTTAGGGCAGTAGCCATGCAGTTCATTGGCGATGAAGCATTAGCTAAGTGTCTGACATTAGGTGAGGCTCTTGAGGGGTCTAGAAGTTTGACCTTAGACCCGGCCGATTGGAGATCCATTGCCATGAACGTGGTGGATGGAATCAAACACATGCACTCCGAAGGGCTGCTACACAATGACATCAAGATGGACAATATATTGATGTCATATGACACTCAGACACATCTCTGGCGTGCATATGTTATTGATGTAGGCGTGGCTACAACAACGAATACCCCAAGAAACTATGTTCTAACAAGTGACGAGAAGAAAAAATATCGCAGGTTTCACGGCCATATTGCCCCTGAAATGGTCGATAATGCAAAGCCCCAGTCGACCCAAAGTGATATTTTTCAACTCGGATGGGTTCTCCATTTCATCGGCAAGTTGGGAGCAGTTCCCTTTCTAGAACAACTTGGTGATCAATGCAAATCACCAGATCCTTCGCAGCGACCTGAGATAACTCATATACGGTATTGCATTAAAAACAACATCTTCATTTAG